TGTACCGTAAATCTTCCGAAAAATCATGTTATTACCTTATTCTAAATAAAAGCTAAGCCGGTGCGCCGTTGGTCGCCTGTTATAGATTTATTTCCCATTCATTAAATCAAATACTAAAGAAAGCTTCTTGCCAATATTTGTAGTTATGTTTGAAAGTTGCAAATCAATCATGAAAATTGGTTTACATCTTGCTTCCTGTAAAATAATGAACGTAGCATAACCTAAAAATTTTGACAATGACAActattctatctatctactCTTCCTTCACTCACTTAAGTCGCTCAAGTCTTTTATGTTGTAATAATCCatgattatttttgttatgaaaTAGCTTTAACCTACAACTGTCCCATGTTGTACTAGAAATTTAGAAAACGAATTAATCATGGCGAAATATATAGCGCAAATCATAGTACTCGGCGCTCAAGTTGTCGGAAGAGCTTTTGCAAGAGCATTGAAGCAGGAAATAGCAGCGTCTCAAGAAGCCGCAAAAAGAGCTGGAGGTGGCGAAGCAGGCGCCCGAAGAGCTGCAGCCAATGCCTCAACTGGACTCACCTTAGAAGAAGCTatgcaaattttaaatatagaaAAACTGGATATGGAAAAAGTGAAGAAAAACTATGAACATCTGTTTTCAGCTAATGACAAATCGAAAGGAGGTTCCTTCTACTTACAGTCCAAAATAGTAAGAGCAAAGGAGAGGCTAGACACtgaattcaaacaaaaacagcCAGACCCCGACCAAAGTCGAGCAAAAGACACCTCATGAGTGCTTTAGATAATATTATTggttattaaattagtttagaacaaatgttgtttttgtaaaatactttattgcataaaaatggATACCACAAAAGTGACTAGAGTACATCAGTCTTTATTACAATGCTGATTATGttataaaaattacacaaaTATTCATGTTCACATAATGCTGCTCCACAAACAACTATAGCATTATTAGAAATCAATAAATTTATCTAAGCATATAATTGGAATGTTTCAATGCCTTTTTACCTATAAACTTATCTTACAGATatgtaaaaatattacctaatatGATGGCTACACATTCCTTATAAATGTTAATTGtacacagaaaaataaataaataaatatgactagtttataaaattcaatattAAATATGGCAGATAATTGAGCAACTGAAAATTCAATCTTACTATAGTTTAAATCAATAGTATTTATACTAAACACATATCAAAGAACAAATATTGCTGTTTTTACTTGAGATTCTTCACATTGTTAActcattaaataaacaattttctgGATAAGTTAATGCTAATGTGCAAGTGTCACATTTTGAAATATACCTGTTACAAACATGTAATTACAAGCAGAGTTCCTTTAACATATTTTGGAGCATCATAGCTGATGTAACAATTTATTAGTGTCTGCTGTTGCATGGGTAACTCTCTTTTTTGTGCACACACTCACTTCCATGGATGTCACTACCTGAAATATTAGATAAAACATTAATCTTATGATGAGTTCctgtatcataaataatttgtgaatccatcataaaaaaatgcactttctcaaaatattagaaaaataaattacatccATGGCAGTGATATCCATGGAACTGGCTGTGTGCACATAAATAAGAAATGCCCATATACAGTAGGTACACTTAGCACTATCAAATACTACagataaaattgttttgaacatgaaactactgagacactcattttaaatgataagaAAATGGATAACTCGTCTGAAATCGaatttagctcaacatgttacAGGCTCATCTGTAATCGTTCTTCTGgaagcaacgcgactcggcggctgctgcaacacgcgcactgctcGCGCgacttaggcacttgtcccaccgccgacgatgagcgagaagcgcgTAGaacgagtaactagaaacgagtgggcgagcagcgagaagcgagtgtagttttgtcgctcggctgtacgcgagtgttcgcgtgcgacgggcgattactcgctccactcgactcgctcgtgcggggcggccgctaagctgacatcgctgagcgagtatctatagctcagcgagttttatagctcttgtcgctgcgacaaaagatgtaagagcgagttctcgccgacagtgtgaacagccagcgatcaactattaatatatgtgtctcttttactcacacaggatcttatatcttttgttcgtttcttgagcgagaaaatagtcgatagccaatcgtttcctcgctggcggtgagacaagtgccttacccgacgaaactaataccggcgcacaactacccgcgttttcattatttttgttataaaaaaaaatgtttaaaataagataaaattgttacaacaaaaatatttcCATATACCTACGTTTTAACAAACTTGTCTCAAAATGTGACAAATGTTGGATGCATTTCAGAATAACATAAATTTATTACCATTAGGTAGACTATGGATATTGcttcaaataatttaaatccaGTAATAACTCTacacaaatataaattattttaaacttaactaagagtatttattcaataaaataaatcagtcAGCTTACATACTATGACATTAAATTATGGCAGTAGATGTTTTGGCAATATTTAAAACTTCGGCTTGAAGCTTCAAATTAGTATAAGGCCATAGAATTAACACCCATAAAGCcataaatcaatcaaatcagcccaaaTCCACCCACCCACTGCTGGGTTAAGGACTCTTCATTTTCATGCCACTTGCCCGGTCCTGtgctagtctcatccacagtttaccaaCCAACTGCAAAAGCAAAAACTTGATATTTGATGACAAAAGTGCTGTCATTTAATTTACAGCTAATTTAACAATTGAATACTTTTCAATTGGGCATAATATACATCAGTCCGATTTGTGACCTTGGAATATTAGATAATTACTGATGTAAACTAAATATTACCAGCATAATCAATGCTATACTAGATTGATTTAGAAAAAATTGTGATAATAGAACCAATTTTTTACAAATCTCAATCTATTAAGATGCAATGGTTCAGTGGTCTAAatatttcattataaatttCACTCCTAATTTTACtcctaagtttaatttaaaaaatacaatctcATACTGAAAAAACTTACTTAGGCTTTGATTACAATCTGAAATTGAACTTATGTTAAGATCAATCTAATTTTTATGGCTTAACATCCATAAGTATTACTACCTCGTAAGGGCTACACTCCGATATACCCAGAGTATTACAAAGCCAGCCATAAAAACCTTTCTCAAAATCGCATACATCCTTCCACCAGTTAGCTCCACTGAAAGTGAGTTGCACAATACCGGCATATAGCCCCAGACCTACAGTAAAAATCAGTATCAAAAACGGATAAGACAATATCACTACAGGAGCCAACATTGCCTTCTTCATCCAATTCAGATCCTCAGTTACATGCGTAAATATATTGTACCAAGTCATTGTTCCCATGTAAAATGAGTACAGTGCTGATACACAAGCCACAAATGGTATACATAGAAGGCTGAAGAGAAAGATGTGTGGACCATTGTACACTGAACATTTAGATATGTCCATCTTGTTGTATTCCTCCGCAACTATAGCTGCTTCAATAATTTCGAGTTCTTCTCTAGAAATGTTGAGTTTCACATCAACATTTTGACCTTTCTTCTTTCCTCTTTTGATAGTTCCAGTCATAGTCAAATAAGAATCTCTTGAATGATCTGTCAGAGAACAGTCTGGAGTAGATCCTTCTGACTCAATTCTCAGAGCAGTTATTTCTGTATCAGTATTTTCAGTTTCAATGATTTCTTGTACAATATTAACTCTCTTTTTCCTTTTAGCGCTGTTTTTGAGACTGTCTGTAAGAGGGCCCATCTCAAAGCTGTTTTCTGACTGAGTTTGTGACAGACTAATCGGAGTTGCAGAAGAGCTTTCATTTTGTTCATTCAGAAACTTGCAGCTTTTCTGTAACTCATTATCAGTGGCATCTCGAAGATCATCATGACTTGAACATGCATCTGAGGAGTTCTCGTAAATTGGGGACAGATCAATGATTTCACGGCTATTCATCATTGAGAGAGCTTGGTAGCCATTTTTTTGTGATTTCAGTGGTTCTGGCTCTATGGCTACATCATTCATTTCTTCATCATTAACATCGGTGATGATGGGTAGATTGATTTTCATATTAGACTTAAGGCCTTCCATGGTGGAGTGAATAATGCCATTAACAACATGCTCTGTGACTGGTGAGAGGCCATTTTTGTATTTAGTTGGGAGATCGGACTCCACACCCTGTGGAGATaacattgtttgaaaaataaaaacaacatggCACCAATTCTTCAGTTAAGTAACATGTTAGCATAGTTTAGTGCCATGAATGCAGAAATGTTTACCAATTCCACAATGCTACAgtattttattcataaacaaTCTTTCTGACTAAAATGTAACACTAATTTGTCCTACGCAGATACCCAGCGGCGAATATTTGTAATTTAGTGTAATTTATAGTAAATAcgatactttaattttattttacatactaTTTCATTAGAATTGCCGATTTTATAtgtagtatttaaaaaatacagacCTGAACAGTAATTATGTGATCTACATGGCCGGCAATCGAACTCTGCTTCTTTCCATTTCGCTTTTTCGGCAGTATAAACATCGGCTGCTCCACCGTAGCCATTTCGGTTAACAGTATACTTTGCTATTGTCGTtgttattcaaaattaaatactattttcatataaatttataaaatcgaGAGCCAAACAAAAATCGACACCGccgcacaaacaaacaaactaaccaAGTCACCACAGACTAAAAACTCACGCAACACAACAGTCAACACACATGGTAACACACCCCACAGAATAGAAAACCAAGTACAGATAACAGCACATGAATACAGACTACTACTACTAAAGCTGCATTCACATTCATCTATCATGTTGTGTTGTGATTTAGTTGTGATTCACtctgtctctctcactctctaaAGCTTtaatgcgacacaacacaagcagCCACaacacatttattattattaccatagtcaaacattattattagtGTTTTTCAAGCAATACTATTCTTCACACATTTTGCAATGTCTCGAACAGTTCGATTTGTTTTGACACTTGACATTGACAGTTTTTAAAGTTCATAGAATTGTCTGGCTCGTGAAAACCGACTTTCAGTTCTTACATCAAACAGAAAAATTGACGAAATAAAATCAAAGATGCTAAAGGTGGAAAGCAAAATCTAATATAATTAAGTCGACGTTATTCTGAGATTTTTGGAGAAGTAAGTTTCTTAACCTAACTTTGCGTGTTTCAGGGTATGGTCAGTTTGGTTACCGGCGGAGCGTCAGGTTTAGGCAAAGCTACAGTAGAGAGATTTGTGAAAAATGGTGGAAAAGTAATAATACTAGATATTCAAGGCACGAGAGCAGAGCAAGTAGCTAAACAACTTGGCGGCGATGTTATTGCTTCACCTGGTTgtgtaagtaaaaataatattggcTCCTACACAGAATCTAAACTATAACCATACCAATTTcattctattattttttgttttattcacatGATAATAAGCTAGATTTCTAAAAATATGTGATTAGTCCGTCCTGTcagttagataaaaaaaaattttttttcagtaggCAATTCAATTGGACATATATCTGGTTTAAGTTCCGTGGGAAGTCACGCTTAcatacactttttactaaggagtgatatctttttttttatcaaacagctagCAAACAagcaaaatatatcaaattataatataaatatagatacctagttcatctttgtaattttttgtttgattgacaaaagaaaaaaatgtttcctATTTttctgataataataatttaactgacttaaaaaatatattttttacccaggaatgTACCCAATTGTCACatgtatattatttacaaatgaAAATGTCTATTAAACTTTATGCTGTTAATTTTCAGATCACATCAGAAGAGGATGTGAACAGAGCCCTACAGCTAGCGAAGGAGAGGTTTGGTCGCCTAGACACACTAGTCAACTGTGCAGGGCATGTCAGTACACACCAAGTGTACAATTTCAATAAAGACAAGGCTTGCGAGTTGGAGGGCTTTAGAAAATGCGTAAATGTAAGCATAAGCATAAATACGTAATGAGTCTTAAAAGGCTGTgaataatttcataattattttattaaaaattggcAAATTTGGACTCCTCTTTATGTTAGGGATGTTGGAAATGCAATAAAGTATAGAtatattgatatttaaaaaaaaatcggtaagATTTGACAGCAAATATGAATgctctaaaaaataatttatttggccTAATCTACTTGAATCATCTTACATTACTAGATaaatactaatcaatggacatataaatatgttttgttaaaaaggtgtaagtataaaaaacatatttctttttaggattttttaatttattttaaaggaTTTATTGATATATAATTGAtgtatatcaatattttttcaacAAGCCTACTTCATGTGAGAGTTTTACTTGTAAAAGTAGTAGGTATGTACAGCACTGTTTCATATGTAAGATGCATCTCCATTCCAtgcttttttttactgattttaaAGCAGATCTTTTTGTCaagaatataatttatttagattttaaaataaagtaggGGATGATACTATAATTTAAACTTCTGTGCATTCATTAAAATTGCataatggtaaatttcaagaTGGAAATATTAAAAATCTGAGATTATAAACAACTTACCTACTATCAGTCCAAATTGATGTATTTGTTCTGAATAGAAAGTCAATGATTATCTATATCTTCAGATCTAGACACTAATAATCTGTATCCGTAGATATTTGAAGAATCAGCCCAACACTAGTTTGAATACCAAGATCTGTTTTGGTATACAAACTAGGGCTGTGGTGCTTAGCTTAGCTAAATTCTGCTGCAAACTGTAAAGTTACTACTAATCAAACTAAATTTTTAAACTTGTACACAGGTCAATACAGTAGGAACATTCAACATAATTCGTCTAGCTGTCGGCTTGATGGGACAGAACAACCCAGATCCAGAAGGTCAACGAGGAGTTATAGTCAATACGGCATCAACTATAGCATATGAAGGAGATATCGGACAGGCGGCTATTGCTGCATCAACTGCAGCTATAGTTGGTATGACTCTGCCTCTGGCGAGGGATCTTGCGCCTAAAGGGATCAGAGTTGTTACTATTGCTACTGGTTAGTACCTATAACTATACACATTGTGTGGAATCACATCACTAGCATATGGAGATAGCACAGGCATTCCTGCATCGACAGCAGCTGCAGGGGGTCATTGAAGTATTACGTCAGCAAAAGTAAGCAAGGAGCAACCCCTCCCCCATGCTGACGTAAACAATggtatacataaaaaaaaatatatttttttaagctggGTTTGGATATTGTTATAGTCTTCAAAACCAGAAAAACGAGCAAAGAACCACATATCAATTCAcaggcaattacactgcgtcgttcacctaatgcggtcgccgaatttgttttaAACTACTTTGGTGAACGACCGACGCCtttacatacaatataatacaatacaatacaattactctttattgtacaccagaaatagtaagcgatacagaaaacaggtacacagagaaaattacaaggtaagcaataggcggccttatcgcttaagagcgatcatttccaggcaacctttttacagaaagaaggaaggactagttcacAGCAAGTGGTGTATTAACAGTagatcaaaaaattaaaatgcaacaaaaacaCATCTACACATACACATTAATCGTACATAttatacacgtctaaaataaatataggcaatgggataaacagccacatataaattaatgagtaaataaattaactaggaTAAAGCTAATTATCACACGACatacacattacattacattaaattacattacattagtctgtccgtctactgcggcggccatattaaggcggtggcagctgtcgctcgccggatgcggccgactaccgtgttctttacacttttgcgaacgactcagtgtaattgccgctttaatgTTGCTGATGTAATGACCATCCAGGCCCTTTACTACCAAGTGCGAAATttgaacttcgtgtcttgccgttccgttgacgcttatgttatttaaaacgagagtgagagggacagaacgatacgaatttcgtagcagcccctCAGGTTCCCCCTTCCATcgcgttggtggacgtcctatgctgcgcttgtcgatccgcgatcttttcgagaacttttctgcCCCAACCGCCATCTGTCACGCTGCATtcaattaatagtacattgtgtcttaagggcggtaaataaggaattacgaacgagagtctatatttctaaaagaaaaaatataattgctccaaatattggcgataccttaggctgcgctcttggcagcgccgccctcccctccccctccctcagcatgtacctgagccgcgtgtgcatgtggtcctgcagcagcgcgcgcagcagtatcagtacgggcactgactcatgcgaccgaccttgggcttcatgacaacaaaatttgtaCACAAATTACTCATTTACGGACCACGGACTTCATGACAAGcatattaaggtcgagggttttatttggggggttgcaagcaaggtagcctgcatgttacgacactgtttacgagcaagtgtgatgaaaataaacaaactgtTTTTTCAGGGGTCTTCGACACTCCCCTAGTGGGCTACCTCCCAGAGAAGATGATAGAGTTTCTCAAACGCATGACGCCGTTCCCCTCCAGGCTTGGCAAGCCTGAAGAATTCGCCCACCTCGTCTCCAGTATCGTGGAGAACCCAATGTTAAATGGAGAAGTCATCAGGCTAGATGGGGCACAGAGGTGGTTCCCCTTGTAGCTTATTCCAAAGATTTAGTTAAGGTTTTAGAAATATATGCGTAGAGATAGTTGTCTGTGTTTCATTTTGTGAATATTCATTAGACTATCGAACTAAACGCCTTAGCACCAGAGACGTGCTACACTACATTGCTATAGATATGTTTGATATCCACCAATCACATTCATTGGTCCATATAGTATAGCAATGGTGGAAACGGGTTCAACTaagctatgtttttttttatggaataatgcGAGCTGTGGATGCGTGCTATGGATGCGAGCTGCGGTGCGTGCGTCTACTCGAGCTGCGCGTGCGCACCTTCCTCGCGCAGCTGCGAGCGCATCTTCATCGAACGGCTACATAGCTTAGCATTAGTTGAAACGGTCACATTGTTTCGTAGCGTAGCTTTCACATCCCTGGTGGAAAGGCACCCTGAATAATTGAACCGAGGTCGTATTGTCTGACACGCTGCCGTTCGTGATCATCCACcctctctttctaccctcgtcttatgccgtgcgacagaaagaaatggtgaaaacgattgtgatttcaagtgtgttaTACAATAAGACCTCCGGTTTCGATTCCCCGTGCCGTTATTAGGTAtgtttctgtataaaaaaaataacaaaaaagtaaaaccgactccaaaaaaattaaaaaataacaaaatccttgaaaatatttttctaggtacctactagctcgaagtcggtgattcagcacgagccagcaggagtggaacaatagtcgtctacctcgcCTACATACTATggttcaatccctcctgctgggtcgtgctgagttaccgacttcgagctagtaggtacatagaaaaataatttcaagggttttgtagtcggttccattttatgtgtcggttttaattttttgttaaaaaaaatctttatttctcactttttagtgatttgtagccaaagttcatctcaaaacgattccattaagcccaaacacggcttagttacgttgttttataacagagttccattgcctaccttccggattcagcatcagatcagttcgaaagaatcattaacttaaagcttcttcttagtcgcttatctgggtatattcatcatgatcgtttatagacgagcgagcattacttagctttgacgagttccattggtcatctacggtcttcttcatcaggtccaggttaccaaatgatactttctgaatgtaaatgcttatctttatgctaaaaatgccaaaatcgccataggtgtgcctgtaaaatttgaggtttgccctcgatttccctaggatcccatcatcagatcttgacttggtggcTATGGGACCACCTTAGAAGAGTACcaactctttcgaataaaaaaaaaattaaaatttgaaaatcagtCCACAAttattgactgagtaatcggtgaacatacataaaaaatacaaacattggaacatagaacctcctccttttttgaagtctgttaaaaaactAGGTAGTCTCGTCTTCATTATAATCATTATAGTCACATCTAGGGTTGCACGATACACTAACCGACTAACCAGATAATAGTCATCTTGCTAAAGCCTCGTCCGCATCAACCATTTACACTCGAACACTCGGTGGAACCGTGGTGAAGccgtgtggcctagtggtttgacctatcgcctctcaaacagagggtcgtgggttcaaacaccagctcgcacctctgagtttttcgaaattcatgtgcggaaatacattaaaaatttatcacgagctttgcggtgaaggaaaacatcgtgaggaaacctgcacaaacctgcgaagcaattgaatggtgcgtgtgaagttcccaatccgcactgggcccgcgtgggaactatggcccaagcccacttgttctgagaggaggcctgtgcccagcagtgggacgtatataggctgggatgatgatgggatgaatcggtggaaccctgtcgcagtcAGCATAATTTGCcgcaatgataaaaaaaaaacttgacaagGAAGGACAGTGGGGATTCAATATTCgcggtagtttttatttagtttcacctctcccgttgtctgtctgtctgtctgtctgtagtcaaatcttgcaagttaaattcgaccaacatccagtggtcggattgacttgaaatttggcatacttatgtaaattgcgtgacaatacaataatctagtagtgacatcctggtagtctggccaggatcgtcttgcaggacggaactctttaacggttaatggcatcgacttgaaatttggtatgcaaatgtaatttgggtgacaatggaagaaaagtcaacaaaaagtacggtCAGGTACTGCATTTATTTTTTCACCCTTGATCCTTTGCAAGGACTGAAGGTGCAGTAGCGAAAGAAACAAAGGCGAAAAAATTAACGCAATAGTTCGTTCGAAGGAACAGGTAAAGGGGCTATTTTCCGCGAATAATCTGACAGTAGAGACTCCCgactacagcagggctactacgaaactcggaactcgaagtttgtatcataccgtccctctcgctctcgtattaaatggtataagtgtcagagggaccgcacgacacgaacttcgagtttcgagtttcgcagtagccctgcaggattcCACTGCGTgccacatacgaacttgtcaaagTATAATCTCGATGTCCTTACGTACTTTCTACGGAACAAAGAACTTTTCTCGCCAGTACCTaggtagttttaattaaaagcatTTCTATTCCTCTGTAGTTTTGCGTGACTTGGTTTTACTTaaatgtgataaaaacgtttaagttaaatacattttaaaataaatatcaatcaaATCCGAAACCAGTTCTCGCCAGTTTGTTATCTCCATCGgatatcgtccccttacaaccagaatcgcttatctgcatgaaatgtagtttcgagaaaaacgcatttaaaggtttgcatgctctaaaaacctataaaaactaGATATACTAAAAGCATCTCTGTGttatatatagataatttatcccttaataggatagcgctatgttatttactctatactcgcgctGAGTAGcttaaaatagggct
This window of the Choristoneura fumiferana chromosome 20, NRCan_CFum_1, whole genome shotgun sequence genome carries:
- the LOC141439079 gene encoding uncharacterized protein, translating into MATVEQPMFILPKKRNGKKQSSIAGHVDHIITVQGVESDLPTKYKNGLSPVTEHVVNGIIHSTMEGLKSNMKINLPIITDVNDEEMNDVAIEPEPLKSQKNGYQALSMMNSREIIDLSPIYENSSDACSSHDDLRDATDNELQKSCKFLNEQNESSSATPISLSQTQSENSFEMGPLTDSLKNSAKRKKRVNIVQEIIETENTDTEITALRIESEGSTPDCSLTDHSRDSYLTMTGTIKRGKKKGQNVDVKLNISREELEIIEAAIVAEEYNKMDISKCSVYNGPHIFLFSLLCIPFVACVSALYSFYMGTMTWYNIFTHVTEDLNWMKKAMLAPVVILSYPFLILIFTVGLGLYAGIVQLTFSGANWWKDVCDFEKGFYGWLCNTLGISECSPYEVVILMDVKP
- the LOC141438985 gene encoding 3-hydroxyacyl-CoA dehydrogenase type-2-like; this translates as MLKGMVSLVTGGASGLGKATVERFVKNGGKVIILDIQGTRAEQVAKQLGGDVIASPGCITSEEDVNRALQLAKERFGRLDTLVNCAGHVSTHQVYNFNKDKACELEGFRKCVNVNTVGTFNIIRLAVGLMGQNNPDPEGQRGVIVNTASTIAYEGDIGQAAIAASTAAIVGMTLPLARDLAPKGIRVVTIATGVFDTPLVGYLPEKMIEFLKRMTPFPSRLGKPEEFAHLVSSIVENPMLNGEVIRLDGAQRWFPL
- the blp gene encoding mitochondrial import inner membrane translocase subunit Tim16; translation: MAKYIAQIIVLGAQVVGRAFARALKQEIAASQEAAKRAGGGEAGARRAAANASTGLTLEEAMQILNIEKLDMEKVKKNYEHLFSANDKSKGGSFYLQSKIVRAKERLDTEFKQKQPDPDQSRAKDTS